The following coding sequences are from one Geodermatophilus normandii window:
- a CDS encoding fluoride efflux transporter FluC, with protein sequence MTPLLVAAGALAGAPLRLLAVRLAGRSGRDPAAATLGVNVAGAAVLGVLLGLHDVPAGVLALVGTGLCGTLTTFSGFGADVVRLVEERTVVRAVGYVAATLVAGLAAAAAGYLLARWGAR encoded by the coding sequence GTGACCCCGCTGCTGGTGGCGGCCGGCGCGCTGGCCGGTGCCCCGCTGCGGCTGCTCGCCGTCCGGCTGGCGGGACGGTCCGGACGGGACCCGGCGGCGGCCACGCTGGGCGTCAACGTCGCCGGCGCGGCGGTCCTCGGGGTGCTGCTCGGCCTGCACGACGTGCCGGCCGGCGTCCTCGCGCTGGTCGGCACCGGTCTCTGCGGCACGCTCACCACGTTCTCCGGCTTCGGTGCCGACGTCGTCCGGCTGGTGGAGGAGCGCACCGTCGTCCGGGCGGTCGGCTACGTCGCGGCCACGCTGGTCGCCGGGCTGGCCGCCGCGGCCGCCGGGTACCTCCTGGCGCGCTGGGGAGCCCGCTGA
- a CDS encoding alpha,alpha-trehalose-phosphate synthase (UDP-forming), with amino-acid sequence MTGSDAGDVRADSPVVVVANRLPVDQVTDPDGTTRWQRSPGGLVTALEPFVAGRGGAWVGWSGSAGEAPEPFESGGMSLIPVELSEEEVDRYYEGMSNASLWPLYHDVVEKPEYHRTWWDTYVQVNKRFADRAAEVAADDAIVWVHDYQLQLVPAMLRQRRPDLTIGFFLHIPFPPYELFTQLPWRSAIVEGLLGADLVGFQLPSAATNFVQLARRLHELPTRGPTIEYDGRTVTARAFPISIDVAAFDELASSPEVLARAKEIRAELGDPEKVVLGVDRLDYTKGISVRLNAFQELLEDGAVEAPGTVMVQVATPSRERVEHYVHMRETIEQQVGHINGVYGSIGAPAVHYFNQSMPREELAALYRAADVMLVTPYRDGMNLVAKEYVAARGDHGGALVLSEFAGAAAELKQAFLVNPHDIAGVKNQLLRALRVEPAEGARRMRAMRRYLVKHDLDHWASSFFDALRAQA; translated from the coding sequence ATGACCGGGTCAGACGCGGGAGACGTGCGGGCGGACAGCCCCGTCGTCGTCGTGGCCAACCGGCTGCCCGTGGACCAGGTGACCGATCCCGACGGGACGACGCGCTGGCAGCGCAGCCCCGGCGGCCTGGTCACCGCCCTCGAGCCCTTCGTCGCCGGCCGCGGCGGCGCGTGGGTGGGCTGGTCCGGCTCGGCCGGCGAGGCACCCGAGCCCTTCGAGTCCGGCGGGATGTCGCTGATCCCCGTCGAGCTCTCGGAGGAGGAGGTCGACCGCTACTACGAGGGCATGTCCAACGCCTCGCTGTGGCCGCTGTACCACGACGTGGTCGAGAAGCCGGAGTACCACCGCACCTGGTGGGACACCTACGTGCAGGTCAACAAGCGCTTCGCCGACCGGGCGGCCGAGGTCGCCGCCGACGACGCGATCGTCTGGGTGCACGACTACCAGCTGCAGCTGGTGCCCGCGATGCTGCGCCAGCGCCGCCCCGACCTGACCATCGGCTTCTTCCTGCACATCCCGTTCCCGCCCTACGAGCTGTTCACCCAGCTGCCGTGGCGCTCGGCGATCGTGGAGGGGCTGCTCGGCGCGGACCTGGTGGGCTTCCAGCTGCCCAGCGCGGCGACCAACTTCGTGCAGCTGGCCCGGCGGCTGCACGAGCTGCCCACCCGGGGGCCGACGATCGAGTACGACGGCCGCACCGTGACCGCGCGCGCGTTCCCGATCTCCATCGACGTCGCCGCCTTCGACGAGCTGGCCTCCTCGCCGGAGGTGCTCGCCCGCGCCAAGGAGATCCGCGCCGAGCTCGGCGACCCGGAGAAGGTGGTCCTGGGCGTCGACCGGCTCGACTACACCAAGGGCATCAGCGTGCGGCTCAACGCCTTCCAGGAGCTGCTGGAGGACGGCGCCGTCGAGGCGCCCGGCACGGTCATGGTGCAGGTGGCCACGCCCAGCCGGGAGCGGGTCGAGCACTACGTGCACATGCGGGAGACGATCGAGCAGCAGGTCGGGCACATCAACGGGGTGTACGGCTCGATCGGCGCACCGGCGGTCCACTACTTCAACCAGTCGATGCCCCGCGAGGAGCTCGCCGCCCTGTACCGCGCCGCCGACGTCATGCTCGTGACGCCCTACCGCGACGGCATGAACCTCGTGGCCAAGGAGTACGTCGCCGCGCGCGGTGACCACGGCGGCGCGCTGGTCCTCTCCGAGTTCGCCGGGGCCGCCGCCGAGTTGAAGCAGGCGTTCCTGGTCAACCCGCACGACATCGCCGGCGTCAAGAACCAGCTGCTGCGCGCGCTGCGCGTCGAGCCGGCCGAGGGCGCCCGCCGGATGCGCGCCATGCGCCGGTACCTGGTCAAGCACGACCTCGACCACTGGGCGTCGTCGTTCTTCGACGCGCTGCGCGCCCAGGCGTGA
- the otsB gene encoding trehalose-phosphatase — protein sequence MTVPADLATTLAGLAARRPLLVATDYDGVLAPLVDDPGAALPSPGVAEALARVASADGVTVALVSGRGLEDLRAVSGFSGPYRWIGSHGAEFGGPLTGQLAGRRDALAGMLAPLVAAVPGARLEVKPASVAVHVRQVADPAAAAALLASADAAADPSLTKKPGKAVLELAVTDADKGSAVTRLRGELGAAAVVYLGDDRTDEDVFATLGPDDAGIKVGEGETAARYRVADPTAVVAVFRLLGDLLA from the coding sequence GTGACCGTCCCCGCCGACCTGGCGACGACGCTGGCCGGCCTGGCCGCGCGCCGTCCACTGCTGGTCGCCACCGACTACGACGGCGTCCTCGCGCCGCTGGTCGACGACCCCGGTGCTGCGCTCCCCTCCCCCGGTGTCGCCGAGGCGCTCGCGCGGGTCGCGTCCGCCGACGGGGTGACCGTCGCGCTGGTCAGCGGCCGCGGCCTGGAGGACCTGCGGGCGGTCAGCGGCTTCTCCGGCCCCTACCGCTGGATCGGCAGCCACGGCGCCGAGTTCGGCGGCCCGCTCACCGGCCAGCTGGCCGGCCGCCGCGACGCGCTGGCCGGGATGCTCGCGCCGCTGGTGGCCGCCGTCCCGGGTGCACGGCTGGAGGTCAAGCCGGCCAGCGTCGCCGTCCACGTGCGGCAGGTCGCCGACCCCGCCGCGGCGGCCGCGCTGCTGGCGTCCGCCGACGCGGCGGCCGATCCGTCACTGACGAAGAAGCCCGGCAAGGCGGTCCTCGAGCTCGCGGTGACCGACGCCGACAAGGGCAGCGCCGTCACCCGGCTGCGCGGTGAGCTCGGGGCGGCCGCGGTCGTGTACCTCGGCGACGACCGCACCGACGAGGACGTCTTCGCCACCCTCGGGCCGGACGACGCCGGCATCAAGGTCGGCGAGGGCGAGACCGCCGCGCGGTACCGCGTGGCCGATCCCACCGCCGTCGTCGCGGTGTTCCGGCTCCTGGGCGACCTGCTCGCCTGA
- a CDS encoding methyl-accepting chemotaxis protein encodes MNAAPHPQAGWFADRPLSVKFGALVAVGTLSLGGLLVATTLGHGAVREEQQRAEALNDAQELVLQLDTRASELKVDGFKALVREVPAEQLAELADDVATPEALLDELAGIELTGDSAAAVDALENSYGDYTDAITTFVNSAVADQAGTRLRWEDIQAANDLTDAAVGEAKDTLQAEAEAATVALDDTVTRWETISTVVAALGFLLLVLLSWLTARSVIRPVRTVQASLEALARGDLTRATGIRSRDEVGRMADALDRAQTTLREVLDSVAASADAVAASSEELSASAAQISASAEETSAQSGVVSGAAEEVSRNVQTVAAGAEQMGASIREIATNAAEASAVAARAVTAAETTTATVAKLGESSAEIGNVVKVITSIAEQTNLLALNATIEAARAGEAGKGFAVVANEVKELAQETAKATEDIARRVQAIQGDTTAAVGAIGEISQIVAQISDRQTTIASAVEEQTATTNEMSRSVAEAAQGSGQIADNISGVSTAAESTTQALTQTRTAVDELSRMAADLRTSVGRFTH; translated from the coding sequence GTGAACGCCGCACCCCATCCGCAGGCCGGCTGGTTCGCCGACCGTCCGCTGTCCGTGAAGTTCGGTGCGCTCGTCGCCGTCGGGACGCTGTCGCTGGGTGGGTTGCTCGTCGCGACGACGCTCGGCCACGGAGCCGTCCGCGAGGAGCAGCAGCGCGCGGAGGCGCTCAACGACGCCCAGGAGCTCGTGCTGCAGCTCGACACCCGGGCCAGCGAGCTCAAGGTCGACGGCTTCAAGGCCCTGGTCCGCGAGGTCCCGGCCGAGCAGCTGGCCGAGCTGGCCGACGACGTCGCGACCCCCGAGGCGCTGCTCGACGAGCTCGCCGGCATCGAGCTGACCGGCGACAGCGCCGCGGCCGTCGACGCCCTGGAGAACTCCTACGGCGACTACACCGATGCGATCACCACGTTCGTGAACAGCGCCGTCGCCGACCAGGCGGGGACGCGGCTGCGCTGGGAGGACATCCAGGCGGCCAACGACCTCACCGACGCCGCCGTCGGCGAGGCCAAGGACACCCTCCAGGCGGAGGCCGAGGCCGCGACGGTCGCCCTCGACGACACCGTCACGCGGTGGGAGACCATCTCGACGGTGGTCGCCGCCCTCGGCTTCCTGCTGCTGGTCCTCCTGAGCTGGCTGACCGCCCGGTCGGTCATCCGGCCGGTGCGCACCGTGCAGGCCTCCCTGGAGGCGCTCGCGCGGGGCGACCTGACCCGTGCCACCGGCATCCGGTCGCGTGACGAGGTGGGCCGGATGGCCGACGCCCTCGACCGCGCCCAGACCACGCTGCGCGAGGTCCTGGACTCCGTCGCCGCCTCCGCCGACGCCGTCGCCGCGTCCAGCGAGGAGCTGTCGGCGTCGGCGGCGCAGATCTCGGCCTCGGCGGAGGAGACCTCCGCGCAGTCCGGCGTGGTCTCCGGTGCCGCGGAGGAGGTGTCGCGCAACGTGCAGACCGTGGCCGCCGGCGCCGAGCAGATGGGCGCCTCGATCCGGGAGATCGCCACCAACGCCGCCGAGGCGAGCGCGGTGGCCGCCCGTGCCGTCACCGCCGCGGAGACCACGACGGCGACGGTGGCCAAGCTGGGTGAGTCCTCCGCCGAGATCGGCAACGTGGTCAAGGTGATCACCTCGATCGCCGAGCAGACCAACCTGCTGGCGCTCAACGCCACCATCGAGGCCGCCCGGGCCGGGGAGGCCGGCAAGGGCTTCGCCGTGGTCGCCAACGAGGTCAAGGAGCTGGCGCAGGAGACCGCCAAGGCCACCGAGGACATCGCCCGCCGGGTGCAGGCCATCCAGGGCGACACCACCGCCGCCGTGGGCGCGATCGGGGAGATCTCGCAGATCGTCGCGCAGATCTCCGACCGGCAGACCACCATCGCCTCGGCGGTGGAGGAGCAGACCGCCACCACCAACGAGATGAGCCGCTCGGTGGCCGAGGCCGCCCAGGGATCGGGTCAGATCGCCGACAACATCTCCGGGGTCTCCACCGCCGCGGAGTCCACCACCCAGGCGCTGACCCAGACCCGCACCGCCGTCGACGAACTGTCGCGGATGGCCGCCGACCTGCGCACCAGCGTCGGCCGCTTCACGCACTGA
- a CDS encoding methyl-accepting chemotaxis protein, giving the protein MSTQRAGRSGGWFADRPVAVKIGAAVAVLAVVAVAMTVLAVSRLSAVEAAATRINDNVVRLSDLANIQRSWQGDRSRYNTYPIADPQQRADLRADLAERRETIDGQLDAYAEVTVNKAAFEEFRATVDGYYDVAQTQLVPAADAGNLAAAAAVITGPLQDASDSIMDQYNAMQERRVGAGQSDTDDAVGIVSSATTTLWTSLAVGIAVAGGLTVLVVRRLVATVRSVQRSVEALAEGDLTVVPEVHGRDELGRMAAALGTAQEAMRGVMASVAGAADAVAASSEELSASAAQISASAEETSAQSGVVSGAAEEVSRNVQTVAAGAEQMGASIREIATNAAEASAVAARAVTAAETTTATVAKLGESSAEIGNVVKVITSIAEQTNLLALNATIEAARAGEAGKGFAVVANEVKELAQETAKATEDIARRVQAIQGDTTAAVGAIGEISQIVAQISDRQTTIASAVEEQTATTNEMSRSVAEAAQGSGQIADNISGVSTAAESTTQALTQTRTAVDELSRMAADLRTSVARFTY; this is encoded by the coding sequence ATGAGCACCCAACGTGCCGGCCGTTCCGGCGGCTGGTTCGCCGACCGTCCGGTCGCCGTCAAGATCGGCGCCGCGGTCGCCGTCCTCGCCGTCGTGGCCGTGGCGATGACCGTCCTCGCGGTCAGCCGGCTGTCGGCCGTCGAGGCCGCCGCCACCCGGATCAACGACAACGTCGTCCGGCTGTCGGACCTCGCGAACATCCAGCGGTCCTGGCAGGGCGACCGGTCGCGGTACAACACCTACCCGATCGCCGACCCGCAGCAGCGCGCCGACCTGCGCGCCGACCTCGCCGAGCGGCGGGAGACCATCGACGGGCAGCTCGACGCGTACGCCGAGGTGACGGTCAACAAGGCCGCCTTCGAGGAGTTCCGCGCCACCGTCGACGGCTACTACGACGTCGCCCAGACCCAGCTGGTCCCGGCCGCCGACGCCGGGAACCTGGCCGCCGCGGCCGCCGTGATCACCGGGCCGCTCCAGGACGCCTCCGACTCGATCATGGACCAGTACAACGCCATGCAGGAGCGGCGGGTGGGCGCCGGGCAGTCCGACACCGACGACGCCGTGGGCATCGTGTCCTCGGCCACCACCACCCTGTGGACCTCGCTGGCCGTCGGCATCGCCGTCGCCGGCGGGCTCACCGTCCTCGTCGTCCGGCGGCTCGTGGCCACCGTCCGCTCGGTGCAGCGCTCGGTCGAGGCCCTGGCCGAGGGCGACCTGACCGTGGTCCCCGAGGTCCACGGGCGCGACGAGCTCGGCCGCATGGCCGCCGCCCTCGGCACGGCCCAGGAGGCGATGCGCGGGGTCATGGCCTCCGTCGCCGGCGCTGCCGACGCGGTGGCGGCCTCGAGCGAGGAGCTGTCGGCGTCGGCGGCGCAGATCTCGGCCTCGGCCGAGGAGACCTCCGCGCAGTCCGGCGTGGTCTCCGGTGCCGCGGAGGAGGTGTCGCGCAACGTGCAGACCGTGGCCGCCGGCGCCGAGCAGATGGGCGCCTCGATCCGGGAGATCGCCACCAACGCCGCCGAGGCGAGCGCGGTGGCCGCCCGTGCCGTCACCGCCGCGGAGACCACGACGGCGACGGTGGCCAAGCTGGGTGAGTCCTCCGCCGAGATCGGCAACGTGGTCAAGGTGATCACCTCGATCGCCGAGCAGACCAACCTGCTGGCGCTCAACGCCACCATCGAGGCCGCCCGGGCCGGGGAGGCCGGCAAGGGCTTCGCCGTGGTCGCCAACGAGGTCAAGGAGCTGGCGCAGGAGACCGCCAAGGCCACCGAGGACATCGCCCGCCGGGTGCAGGCCATCCAGGGCGACACCACCGCCGCCGTGGGCGCGATCGGGGAGATCTCGCAGATCGTCGCGCAGATCTCCGACCGGCAGACCACCATCGCCTCGGCGGTGGAGGAGCAGACCGCCACCACCAACGAGATGAGCCGCTCGGTGGCCGAGGCCGCCCAGGGATCGGGTCAGATCGCCGACAACATCTCCGGGGTCTCCACCGCCGCGGAGTCCACCACCCAGGCGCTGACCCAGACCCGCACCGCCGTCGACGAACTGTCGCGGATGGCCGCCGACCTGCGCACCAGCGTCGCCCGCTTCACCTACTAG
- a CDS encoding Hpt domain-containing protein: protein MDGLDDIVEEFLVESHENLDQLDTDLVALEQEPDSRERLSSIFRTIHTIKGTSGFLAFGRLEEVTHVGENMLSRLRDGVLALTPERTSVLLRMVDTVRSLLASIEATGGEGGVDVSAVVAEISAAMEDRPAPAAASPAVPSPPPPPRPRPPPLRQRPSPSRPPRSPPRSPPRWSPRPRPSSRPSWRPSSRPRSRPSRRRCTRRCTTSTATRTTTRTTPTAGPARPAPRARRARAASSAAPSPTRPSASTSTCSTR from the coding sequence GTGGACGGTCTGGACGACATCGTCGAGGAGTTCCTCGTCGAGAGCCACGAGAACCTCGACCAGCTCGACACCGACCTGGTCGCGCTCGAGCAGGAGCCCGACTCCCGCGAGCGGCTCTCGAGCATCTTCCGCACGATCCACACGATCAAGGGGACCAGCGGCTTCCTGGCCTTCGGCCGCCTGGAGGAGGTCACCCACGTCGGGGAGAACATGCTCTCCCGGCTGCGGGACGGCGTCCTGGCGCTGACCCCCGAGCGCACCAGCGTGCTGCTGCGCATGGTCGACACCGTCCGCTCGCTGCTCGCCTCGATCGAGGCCACCGGGGGCGAGGGCGGCGTGGACGTCTCCGCCGTCGTCGCCGAGATCAGCGCGGCCATGGAGGACCGACCGGCCCCGGCCGCCGCCTCCCCGGCCGTCCCCTCCCCGCCGCCGCCGCCGCGCCCGCGCCCGCCGCCGCTCCGGCAGCGGCCGTCGCCGAGCCGGCCGCCGAGGTCGCCGCCGAGGTCGCCGCCGAGGTGGTCGCCGCGGCCGAGGCCGTCGTCGAGGCCGTCGTGGAGGCCGTCGTCGAGGCCCCGGTCGAGGCCGTCGAGGAGACGGTGCACGAGGAGGTGCACGACGAGCACGGCGACGAGGACCACCACGAGGACCACCCCGACGGCGGGACCGGCCCGGCCGGCGCCGCGCGCCCGGAGGGCCAGGGCGGCCAGCAGCGCCGCGCCGTCGCCGACTCGACCATCCGCGTCGACGTCGACCTGCTCGACTCGCTGA
- a CDS encoding chemotaxis protein CheA yields MLLVGELVLTRNQIVQYVGRSTDTDLVRASQRLNLIASELQEGVMKTRMQPIDHIWSKLPRVVRDLGIQCGKTVRLEMEGRDTELDKTLLEAVKDPLTHLVRNSVDHGIESPDRRRAAGKPAEGVLTLRAKHESGQVVVEVADDGAGIDPSRIGAKAVERGLVTADQLARMGPQDVLQLIFLPGFSTAAAVTNVSGRGVGMDVVKTNIESIGGTIEVESEPGRGTVCRLRIPLTLAIVPALTVECAGDRYAIPQISLQELVSLDAEKAANAVEEVGGAPVYRLRGELLPLVRLTDVLGLASDRHDGHVVIAVLRSEGRRFGLVVDRVINTEEIVVKAVGGQLKAIGLYSGATVLGDGAVALILDVQALARRALRTETAERQEAREAAARTAAVETERQRMLLAAIGEGRRVAIPLDTVTRLEQVRAESVERVGNREVVQYRGAILPIVRLDRHLGAYGTGDREVLEVIVYSDHGRSVAIVVEEILDIVDGGAAVRSDIDDLGLLGSAVLGDKVTELLDVRAAILAADPAFYATPSPTLLEV; encoded by the coding sequence ATGCTGCTGGTCGGGGAGCTGGTGCTCACCCGCAACCAGATCGTCCAGTACGTGGGCCGCTCCACCGACACCGACCTGGTGCGCGCCTCGCAGCGCCTCAACCTCATCGCCAGCGAGCTGCAGGAGGGCGTCATGAAGACGCGCATGCAGCCGATCGACCACATCTGGTCCAAGCTGCCGCGCGTCGTCCGCGACCTCGGCATCCAGTGCGGCAAGACCGTCCGCCTGGAGATGGAGGGCAGGGACACCGAGCTCGACAAGACGCTGCTCGAGGCGGTCAAGGACCCGCTGACCCACCTGGTCCGCAACTCCGTCGACCACGGCATCGAGTCCCCCGACCGCCGCCGCGCCGCGGGCAAGCCCGCCGAGGGCGTGCTCACCCTGCGCGCGAAGCACGAGAGCGGGCAGGTCGTCGTCGAGGTCGCCGACGACGGCGCCGGCATCGACCCGTCGCGGATCGGCGCCAAGGCCGTCGAGCGCGGCCTGGTCACCGCCGACCAGCTCGCCCGCATGGGCCCGCAGGACGTCCTGCAGCTGATCTTCCTGCCCGGCTTCTCGACCGCCGCCGCGGTCACCAACGTCTCCGGTCGCGGCGTCGGCATGGACGTCGTCAAGACCAACATCGAGTCCATCGGCGGCACGATCGAGGTCGAGTCCGAGCCCGGCCGCGGCACCGTCTGCCGGCTGCGGATCCCGCTGACCCTCGCGATCGTCCCGGCGCTGACCGTCGAGTGCGCCGGCGACCGCTACGCCATCCCGCAGATCAGCCTGCAGGAGCTGGTCAGCCTCGACGCGGAGAAGGCCGCCAACGCCGTCGAGGAGGTCGGCGGCGCGCCGGTCTACCGCCTGCGCGGCGAGCTGCTGCCCCTCGTGCGGCTCACCGACGTCCTGGGCCTCGCCTCCGACCGGCACGACGGCCACGTGGTCATCGCGGTGCTGCGGTCGGAGGGCCGGCGCTTCGGCCTCGTCGTCGACCGGGTCATCAACACCGAGGAGATCGTCGTCAAGGCCGTCGGCGGCCAGCTCAAGGCGATCGGCCTGTACTCCGGCGCGACCGTCCTCGGCGACGGCGCGGTGGCGCTCATCCTCGACGTCCAGGCCCTGGCCCGCCGCGCGCTGCGCACCGAGACCGCCGAGCGGCAGGAGGCCCGCGAGGCCGCGGCCCGCACCGCCGCCGTCGAGACCGAGCGGCAGCGGATGCTGCTGGCCGCGATCGGCGAGGGCCGCCGCGTGGCGATCCCGCTGGACACCGTCACCCGCCTCGAGCAGGTGCGCGCGGAGTCCGTCGAGCGGGTCGGCAACCGCGAGGTCGTGCAGTACCGGGGCGCCATCCTGCCGATCGTCCGGCTCGACCGGCACCTGGGCGCCTACGGCACCGGCGACCGCGAGGTGCTCGAGGTCATCGTCTACAGCGACCACGGCCGCAGCGTCGCGATCGTCGTCGAGGAGATCCTCGACATCGTCGACGGCGGGGCCGCCGTCCGCAGCGACATCGACGACCTCGGCCTGCTCGGCTCGGCCGTGCTCGGCGACAAGGTGACCGAGCTGCTCGACGTCCGCGCCGCCATCCTCGCGGCCGACCCGGCCTTCTACGCCACCCCCTCACCCACCCTGCTGGAGGTCTGA
- a CDS encoding chemotaxis protein CheW has translation MTTPTDTPTRATSGQLATFRLDGDLYGVEVEHVQEVLRSQVLTRVPLAPPAVAGLINLRGQVVTAIELRERLGRPPRPAGTDAVVIVVRLHGEAVSLLVDSIADVVDVDATDFEAPPDTLDGQARELIRGAYKLDGTLLLALDVQKAVGA, from the coding sequence GTGACGACCCCGACCGACACCCCCACCCGGGCCACCAGCGGCCAGCTGGCCACCTTCCGGCTCGACGGCGACCTGTACGGCGTCGAGGTGGAGCACGTGCAGGAGGTCCTGCGCAGCCAGGTCCTGACCCGGGTGCCGCTGGCGCCGCCGGCCGTCGCCGGGTTGATCAACCTGCGCGGGCAGGTGGTCACGGCCATCGAGCTGCGGGAGCGGCTCGGGCGCCCGCCGCGGCCGGCGGGCACCGACGCCGTCGTCATCGTCGTGCGGCTGCACGGCGAGGCGGTGAGCCTGCTGGTCGACTCGATCGCCGACGTCGTCGACGTCGACGCGACCGACTTCGAGGCCCCGCCGGACACCCTCGACGGGCAGGCCCGCGAGCTCATCCGCGGCGCCTACAAGCTCGACGGGACGCTGCTGCTGGCCCTCGACGTGCAGAAGGCCGTCGGCGCCTGA
- a CDS encoding response regulator encodes MDPIRVLVVDDSVVVRKIVTDVLSADPAIEVVGTAVNGKLALTKLDTLEPDLVTMDIEMPEMNGIEAVRAIRARRNRVPIVMFSTLTERGASATLDALSSGANDYVTKPANVGSVAQSMESVREQLIPKIKALTGRPTGLGAARPAPRPPRPARLRRAALRTRPPRCW; translated from the coding sequence GTGGACCCGATCCGGGTGCTGGTGGTCGACGACTCGGTCGTCGTCCGCAAGATCGTGACCGACGTGCTGTCCGCCGACCCTGCCATCGAGGTCGTCGGGACGGCGGTCAACGGCAAGCTCGCGCTGACCAAGCTCGACACGCTCGAGCCGGACCTGGTCACGATGGACATCGAGATGCCGGAGATGAACGGCATCGAGGCGGTGCGCGCCATCCGGGCCCGCCGCAACCGCGTGCCGATCGTCATGTTCAGCACGCTGACCGAGCGTGGGGCCTCGGCCACCCTCGACGCGCTGTCGTCCGGCGCGAACGACTACGTGACCAAGCCGGCCAACGTCGGCAGCGTCGCTCAGTCGATGGAGAGCGTGCGCGAGCAGCTCATCCCCAAGATCAAGGCCCTCACCGGCCGTCCCACGGGCCTGGGCGCCGCCCGCCCGGCCCCGCGCCCGCCGCGGCCCGCCCGCCTGCGCCGCGCAGCGCTCCGCACAAGGCCCCCGCGGTGCTGGTGA
- a CDS encoding CheB methylesterase domain-containing protein: MLVIGSSTGGPEALAKVLPALPASLPVPVLLVQHMPPVFTRQFAQRLDRLSALRVVEAVDGSPLQPGTVHLAPGDHHLTVRGTGRGATTMLSQDPPENFCRPAVDPLFRSAVTAYDGAVLAVVLTGMGSDGRNGASVIRDAGGTVVVQDQASSVVWGMPGAVASAGLADEVLPLDRVAEAITRHLQRALPPQPARPTLATGAHR; the protein is encoded by the coding sequence GTGCTGGTGATCGGCTCCTCGACCGGTGGTCCCGAGGCGCTGGCGAAGGTGCTGCCCGCGCTGCCCGCCTCCCTGCCCGTGCCGGTCCTGCTGGTGCAGCACATGCCGCCGGTCTTCACCCGGCAGTTCGCCCAGCGGCTCGACCGCCTCAGCGCCCTGCGCGTCGTCGAGGCCGTCGACGGCTCGCCGCTGCAGCCGGGCACCGTGCACCTCGCCCCCGGCGACCACCACCTGACCGTGCGCGGCACCGGCCGCGGCGCGACGACGATGCTGTCGCAGGACCCGCCCGAGAACTTCTGCCGCCCCGCCGTCGACCCGCTGTTCCGCTCGGCGGTGACCGCCTACGACGGCGCCGTCCTCGCCGTCGTGCTGACCGGCATGGGCTCCGACGGCCGCAACGGCGCGAGCGTCATCCGCGACGCCGGCGGCACCGTCGTCGTCCAGGACCAGGCCTCCTCGGTGGTGTGGGGGATGCCCGGCGCCGTCGCCTCCGCCGGCCTGGCCGACGAGGTCCTGCCCCTCGACCGGGTGGCCGAGGCCATCACGCGCCACCTCCAGCGCGCCCTCCCGCCGCAGCCCGCCCGGCCGACCCTCGCGACGGGAGCCCACCGGTGA
- a CDS encoding CheR family methyltransferase: MTLTAPRFDWVRQLVHRESAIVLAPGKEYLVEARLLPLARKMGLSDVDQFVDSVRSRPRPDDTRSIVEALTTNETSWFRDGDPFTALTSTVLPSLLSARGPVERLQIWSAACSSGQEAYTVAMLLEDAMPSASTRVSITATDISREMVERTRAGRFSQLEVNRGLPAPMLVRHFQRAGSEWEVAPSLRRMVTARECNLAAPLPRMGPFDVVYLRNVLIYFDLPTKQAILRRVRELMRPDGWLFLGAAETTLGVDDSWSRVVLGRSSAYRPLKGA, encoded by the coding sequence GTGACCCTCACCGCCCCCCGCTTCGACTGGGTACGCCAGCTGGTGCACCGCGAGAGCGCGATCGTCCTGGCGCCGGGCAAGGAGTACCTGGTCGAGGCCCGGCTGCTGCCGCTCGCCCGCAAGATGGGCCTGTCCGACGTCGACCAGTTCGTCGACTCGGTGCGCAGCCGCCCGCGGCCGGACGACACCCGCTCGATCGTCGAGGCGCTCACCACCAACGAGACCTCCTGGTTCCGCGACGGCGACCCGTTCACCGCGCTCACCTCGACGGTGCTGCCCTCGCTGCTGTCGGCGCGCGGCCCCGTCGAGCGGCTGCAGATCTGGTCGGCGGCCTGCTCCAGCGGCCAGGAGGCCTACACGGTCGCCATGCTGCTCGAGGACGCGATGCCCTCCGCCTCGACGCGGGTCTCCATCACCGCCACGGACATCTCCCGGGAGATGGTCGAGCGCACCCGGGCCGGCCGGTTCAGCCAGCTCGAGGTCAACCGCGGCCTGCCCGCCCCGATGCTGGTGCGCCACTTCCAGCGGGCCGGCAGCGAGTGGGAGGTCGCGCCGAGCCTGCGCCGCATGGTGACCGCCCGCGAGTGCAACCTGGCCGCCCCGCTGCCGCGGATGGGCCCGTTCGACGTCGTGTACCTGCGCAACGTCCTCATCTACTTCGACCTGCCCACCAAGCAGGCGATCCTCCGCCGGGTGCGCGAGCTCATGCGCCCCGACGGCTGGCTGTTCCTCGGTGCCGCCGAGACCACGCTCGGCGTCGACGACTCCTGGAGCCGGGTCGTCCTCGGCCGCAGCTCCGCCTACCGCCCGCTGAAGGGGGCATGA